The uncultured Desulfobacter sp. genomic sequence TTTTCGTTCAAACACTACTTCACTACTCTTGGCACTACATAGAAGTCCTGGTCACGTTCCGGTGCATTGGCCAAGGTAACATCCGGGCCCGGAGACGGTTTTTGCACATCTTCTCTAAGCACGTTATTCATGAATGCCGCCCCGGATGCAGGTGTCACCCCCTCAACATTCACGTCCTTGAGGGCATCAATATAATCAAGGATATCACTTAGCTGTCCTGCCAGGGTTTCCTTAAGTTCATCATCCACATCCAGCCGGGCCAGATGGGCCATTTTTTCCACTTCTTGTTGTGATATTTTCATTTTTATTCCTTTTTGATGACCATGCCGCCGACGCCTGAGCCGGCAAGCTTTGCCAGACCGGCTTTGGCCGCTTCATAATCGGCAAAAGAGCCGGTTCTGACCCGATGCCAGGTTATCCCTTTGATCTTCACACTGGCCCGGTAAGCGGTTATTCCCTTTTTATTTAAAAGAACCATCTGGGCCAGGGCATCATTTAAATTTTTATATGAGGCGATTTGAATGGTGTATTCACCATGGGCAGATGCGGGTGCTTTAGCGGTATCCGGTTTAGCGACTTTAGGTGGCGCATCCTTTTTTTTATCCGTTTGGGTTTTGGATTTTAAAACCTTTGGGACAAGTTTGGCCACGGGTCGTTTTTCATCTGCTTTTTCATCTGCTTTTTTTTCTGTTTTGACCGAAGCACGCTTTTCAGATGACGATGCCGCAGGGGGATCATTGTCATAGCCCTGCTCGGCCTGATGCCAGGTGGCTATTTTTCTGCTGTGTTTAACAGGAATTTCTTCAGCCTGGGAATTGTTCGATACTGACTTTGCAGAAACTGTTTTCCCGGCTTCAGGACCCGGGGTGATCTCCCCGGGATCGTCTTTTTTCCCTTTAATCGGATAAGACACTGGTTCATCAAGGACATCGTAAAATTTAAGATCGACTTTTTCTTTTTGAGAAAATTTACCCAAACGTTCATTGACTATTTGCCCAAGATGTTCCTGGAAAGCACGGGTTTCAAACATTACGGGACTTGAACTTCTGCCCACGATCACCCCAAGGCCAAACATCCAGATTCCGATTAAAAAATACCTGCCGTATGTCCCAACGCCACGAATCTTAAATCCTCCTACATTCTTTCAGGGGCAGACACCCCTAAAAGCGCCAACCCGTTACGAATCACTTTTTTAACCGCCAGCACCAAAGAAAGTCTAGCCAGGGATAACGGTTTATCTTCCATGATCACCTTATGGTGATTATAATAGGCATGAAAGGCCGCAGCAAGGGTTGTCAGATAGGTAAACATCACATGGGGATGAAGGGTTGCCGCACTTTTTTCCACCTGCTCCCGGAACCCTGCAACCTGCTTGATCAGCTTAAGTTCATCTTCGGTCACAAGTTGCTCAAGATTAACGCCGACATTAAAATCTGTCTGATCAATGAGCCCCTCATCCTTTGCCTTGTTTAAAATCCCGGTAATCCGGGCATGGACGTACTGCACATAATAAACAGGATTATCAGCACTTTTCTTTTTAGCCAATTCAAGATCAAACTCAAGACCCGAATCATAACTACGGCTTAAAAACATAAACCTGGCTGCATTTTTTCCCACCTCGCCCACGATGTCCTTAAGTGTTACAAACTCTCCGGCCCGGGTGGACATCTGCACGGGTTTTCCATCCCTCAGCAAATTGACCAACTGAACCAAAATCACATCAAATTGTTCGCTTTTTCGCCCTGTAGCCACCACTGCCGCATCAATACGT encodes the following:
- the gatC gene encoding Asp-tRNA(Asn)/Glu-tRNA(Gln) amidotransferase subunit GatC, translated to MKISQQEVEKMAHLARLDVDDELKETLAGQLSDILDYIDALKDVNVEGVTPASGAAFMNNVLREDVQKPSPGPDVTLANAPERDQDFYVVPRVVK
- a CDS encoding SPOR domain-containing protein gives rise to the protein MFGLGVIVGRSSSPVMFETRAFQEHLGQIVNERLGKFSQKEKVDLKFYDVLDEPVSYPIKGKKDDPGEITPGPEAGKTVSAKSVSNNSQAEEIPVKHSRKIATWHQAEQGYDNDPPAASSSEKRASVKTEKKADEKADEKRPVAKLVPKVLKSKTQTDKKKDAPPKVAKPDTAKAPASAHGEYTIQIASYKNLNDALAQMVLLNKKGITAYRASVKIKGITWHRVRTGSFADYEAAKAGLAKLAGSGVGGMVIKKE